CACGCCGCCGGCGGGGCGCCACGATGGCACCCCGGCCCCGCAGCGCCCCCGGGCGGAACTTCACTTCACCGAGTCCTGCCGATGTGGCACCGTCCTCGATACGACGCCCTGCTCTTCGACTGTGACGGCACGCTCGCCGACACCATGCCGGCTCATTACCGGGCGTGGCTGGCGGTCACGTCGTCGCACGGGATCGCGTTTCCGGAGAGCCGGTTCTACGCTCTCGGCGGCCGTCCGACACGCGACATCGTCGCCACGCTGGCCCGCGAGGCGGGGGTCGATCTCGACATCACCGCCGCGGCCCGCCGCAAGGAAGAGGCGTTCCTCGCCGGCCTCGGTGCCGTGCAGCCGATCGAACCGGTCGTCGCCGTCGTTCGCCGTTGCCGGGGACGCGTGCCGATGGCGGTGGTCACCGGCGGCCATCGCGCCGTCTGCCGGAGAATCCTCGCCCACATCGGCCTCGCCGACGACTTCGACGATCTCGTCGCCAGCGAGGACACTGCCCGCCACAAGCCCGACCCCGATCCGTTCCTGGAGGCGGCCCGGCGGCTCGGAGTCGAGCCTCGCCGCTGCGTCGTCTGGGAAGACAGCGATCTGGGCATCGCCGCCGCCCGCGCTGCCGGGATGGAGTGGGTCGACGTCCGCGGCTTCCATCGCCCCGCGCCGGTGAGCCGATGAGCGGCGCCGCGACGGTGTCGCTGGCCGACATCCGCGCCGCCCGTGAGCGGATCAGCGGCGCGATCTACCATTCCCCCTGCCCGGTGAGCGTGCCCCTCTCGGAGTTGGTCGGCGCGACGGTGTTTTGCAAGCTCGACCTCCTCCAGCGAACCGGGTCGTTCAAGGAGCGCGGTGCCCGCAACGCCCTGGTGCTTCTCGATCCCGCCGCCCGGCGCCGTGGCGTCGTCGCCGCGTCGGCCGGCAATCACGCCCTCGGGCTCGCCTGGCACGGGCGTCTCCTCGGCATCCCGGTGACGGTGGTGATGCCGCGGTTCGCCCCGCTGGTGAAGGTCGCGACCTGCCGCCGCCTCGGAGCGACGGTGATCCTCCATGGCGACTCGTTCGACGAGGCCCGGGCCGAGGCGGTGCGGATCGCCGCCGCCGACGGGCTCGAGCGGATCCATGGGTTCGACGATCCGCGCGTGATCGCCGGCCAGGGGACGATGGCCCTCGAAGTGCTCGAAGACCTTCCCGATGCCGAGGTGATCGTCGTCCCCACCGGCGGTGCCGGCCTGCTCGCCGGCGTAGCCACGGTCGCCAAGGCGCTCGCTCCTTCGATCCGCATCGTCGCCGTCGAGCCCGCCGCGGCGCCGAGCCTGTCGGCGTCGCTCGCCGCCGGCCGTCCCGTGGCGGTGCCGGTGCGGCCGACGCTCGCCGACGGCCTCGCGGTGGGGCGCGTCGGCGACGTCGCCTTTCCGATCGCGGCGCCGCTGATCGACCACGTCGTCACCGTCGGCGAGGAGGCCCTCGCCCTGGCGGTGCTGCGCCTCGCGGAGCTCGAGAAACTGGTGGTCGAGGGGGCGGGGGCGGCGGCGTTGGCGGCGCTGCTGGCGGAGGGCTGTCCTGATGTCCGCGGCCGCCGTGTCGTCCTCCTCCTCTGCGGCGGCAACATCGACCTCTCGATCCTCGGCAGGGTGATCGACCACGGCCTGGCTGCCGACGGCAGGCTGTGGCGGTTCACGACGCGGGTCACCGACCGCCCCGGCGGGATCGCCCGGCTCGCGACGGTGATCGCCGAGGCCGGCGCCAGCGTTCTCGAGATCGCCCACGACCGCACCTTCTCCGGCCCCGACGTGTTCTCCGTCCGCGTCGCGGTCACGGTGGAGACCGCCGACCGGGCCCAGATCGATGCGCTGGCAGCCGCCCTCGCCGCGGCCGGGTTTCCCCTCGGCGCCGGCTGATCGACCCTGCCGACGGCGCGTGTGGTGCCGGTCGTGCCACCCGGGCAGGCGCCGGAGTTTTTTCCCGCGGCGGAGGCCGGGGAATGCCGACCAACCTTGATCGGGAGCGACGGCCGGCGCGGTGGAGGGCGCGATGGTGACACATGCGGGGAACACGCACCGCCCCTCGGCGACGGAGCAGGAGCGTGAGCGGCGCCGGCTGCGCCGCGAGCTGCTGCGGCGGATCCTCGACCGGGAGACACGCCGGCGCCGGTCGCGGGGCGTCGGGCGTTGACACCCCCGTCGCGTTGCCGTGGAGACCGACCGGTGCGGCACGCGGCACACCTCGCCAGCGTCGTGGCGGCAGGACTCTGGCTCGCGGTGGCCGCGCCGGCGGCTGCCCAGTGGTGGCCATGGTGGCCGCAGCAGAGAGGGCCAGCTCCATTCGAGCCGGAAGTGTTCGCTGATTACCTCGCCTCCGGCCAGGCGCCCCATCCGGCCGTGGTGCGGATCGTGGCGGCGGAGCGCGGCGCCACCTCGCTCGGCTCCGGCGTGCTCGTCGACGTCGATGCCACCCGCGGCCTGATCGTCACCAACCACCACGTCGTCCGCGACACGCGCTCCGCGGTGCTCGTGCAGTTTCCCGACGGCTTTCAGTCGGCCGGGACGGTCCTCCGCGAGGATCCGACCTGGGATCTCGCCGTGATCGTCGTCTGGCGCCCGCTCGCGAGCCCGGTGATCCTCGCCGACGCGCCCCCGGCGATCGGTGCGCCCCTCACGATCGCCGGCTGGGGCCGCGGCACGTTCCGCGCCCAGTCCGGCC
The Planctomycetota bacterium genome window above contains:
- a CDS encoding HAD-IA family hydrolase, which translates into the protein MWHRPRYDALLFDCDGTLADTMPAHYRAWLAVTSSHGIAFPESRFYALGGRPTRDIVATLAREAGVDLDITAAARRKEEAFLAGLGAVQPIEPVVAVVRRCRGRVPMAVVTGGHRAVCRRILAHIGLADDFDDLVASEDTARHKPDPDPFLEAARRLGVEPRRCVVWEDSDLGIAAARAAGMEWVDVRGFHRPAPVSR
- a CDS encoding threonine ammonia-lyase, giving the protein MSGAATVSLADIRAARERISGAIYHSPCPVSVPLSELVGATVFCKLDLLQRTGSFKERGARNALVLLDPAARRRGVVAASAGNHALGLAWHGRLLGIPVTVVMPRFAPLVKVATCRRLGATVILHGDSFDEARAEAVRIAAADGLERIHGFDDPRVIAGQGTMALEVLEDLPDAEVIVVPTGGAGLLAGVATVAKALAPSIRIVAVEPAAAPSLSASLAAGRPVAVPVRPTLADGLAVGRVGDVAFPIAAPLIDHVVTVGEEALALAVLRLAELEKLVVEGAGAAALAALLAEGCPDVRGRRVVLLLCGGNIDLSILGRVIDHGLAADGRLWRFTTRVTDRPGGIARLATVIAEAGASVLEIAHDRTFSGPDVFSVRVAVTVETADRAQIDALAAALAAAGFPLGAG